CTGGATATAAGTCAGCCACTTCTTGAAACGCTCAAAATAATCCGTGCCGTATTTCTGGTCGATTTCATAGGTCACCGAATAGGTGGCATTGATACCGTCCAACCCCACACAACGTTGAAAGCAGGACCCGGTCTTCCGGCCCAGGGCACGCAGCAATTTGGCTTTTTTAATTAAATCTTCCACATTCTGGTGGATATGGGTGAAGCGGCTGATGGTCTCACCGGTCAAATGGGAGGTGACTGTCGCCAGGTCCTTATATTCCGGATCATTGGCCAGGGCATAAGTCATGGCTGCGGCCCGCACATGGGGGGCCGTGGCCGGATGACGGGTGACATCCTTGATTCGCTTGCCTTTGTAATAGATCAAATGGTCCAACGTACTCAAGCTTTTGATATAATCCTGAGTTGTTTTCATCTTCATTACCGATTATCTCCTTGAATTTATGTCAATATTATCTTGAGACAGTTAATATTACTCTATGATTACCATTAAGACTGTCATCGAGGTCATTGTATTACGCCAAATATGCATCTTAGATTAAATTGCTTTAACCTTATATTTACGTCCCAAGGCATCTGCTGCAACGATAGCGGCATAGGTCATGTTTTGATCAACTGCAAAAGATTCGTTGTGGATAAACTGCCCTTCTGCACAAGCTGCTTCAGCGACCATCATAAGATCCTTGCGACTAAGATTATCATAGCTCAGATCTCCCAATGTGACGGGAAGCCCAACATCGACACAGAACTTCATTACTTCTTCAAGTTGACTTGTAGGGCTGTTCTCAAGAATCAACTGAACCAACGTACCGAATGCAACATATTCTCCATGCCAGTTTTTGTGATGATCATCCAGCACGGTAAAACCGTTGTAAATTGAGTGAGCACATGCGCAGCCATTACTCTCAAAGCCAACGCCACTCAAATAGATATTTGCTTCCACCACATTTTCAACAGCATTCGTTACAACCTTTTTTTCCGCTGCCAATTTGGCTTTCAAACCATCCTGAATAAGAATATCATAGCAGAGCTTGGCAAGGGCCAACGCTGCTTTGGTTGATTTGCCTCCCGCAAAATTCTTGGTATCGCTTTTTGCGCAGGCCATGGCCTCAAAATACGTCCCCAATGCGTCCCCCATCCCCGCTACTAAAAACCTTATCGGGGCATTGGCAATAATACCCGTATCTACCAGGACAATTTCTGGATTTCTTGGAAGGGCGACCCACCAGTCAAATACGCCCTTGTCAGTATAGATGACAGATAGGGAACTGGTAGGCGCATCTGTAGAGGCTATTGTGGGCACAATAACCAAGGGGCTTTTTACATAGTAGACAATTGCTTTGGCAGTATCAAGTGCT
This genomic interval from Deltaproteobacteria bacterium contains the following:
- a CDS encoding 4-hydroxybutyryl-CoA dehydratase; translation: MKMKTTQDYIKSLSTLDHLIYYKGKRIKDVTRHPATAPHVRAAAMTYALANDPEYKDLATVTSHLTGETISRFTHIHQNVEDLIKKAKLLRALGRKTGSCFQRCVGLDGINATYSVTYEIDQKYGTDYFERFKKWLTYIQ
- a CDS encoding glycerol dehydrogenase → MARILISPVKYIQGDGELSRIKDHISHLGNTFFFIAGSNAMASAKGTIEESFKDSGAKLVFEKFNGECSNTEISRLKEIFQANNCDVVVGLGGGKALDTAKAIVYYVKSPLVIVPTIASTDAPTSSLSVIYTDKGVFDWWVALPRNPEIVLVDTGIIANAPIRFLVAGMGDALGTYFEAMACAKSDTKNFAGGKSTKAALALAKLCYDILIQDGLKAKLAAEKKVVTNAVENVVEANIYLSGVGFESNGCACAHSIYNGFTVLDDHHKNWHGEYVAFGTLVQLILENSPTSQLEEVMKFCVDVGLPVTLGDLSYDNLSRKDLMMVAEAACAEGQFIHNESFAVDQNMTYAAIVAADALGRKYKVKAI